Genomic DNA from Hypnocyclicus thermotrophus:
ATATTGTTTTTAGTGATTCAACATTTTAGCATAGATTCTTATTAGATGTGTCTTTTTTTTTATTTATTTGTGCAATTAATTATACAATGTTCCAAATTTTAAGGATATTTTAAAAAGAAAATTATAAAATCAAAATAAAGAGAGTCTAAATTTAACATAAAAGCTTCAAATATAAAAAAATTTGATATTTATAAAAAAATACTTTACAAAATTTTAAATATATTTTAAGCTAAGATATACTAAAAGAGTTAGAAAAAACTCAATTATTTGTTTTTACTAAAAATAAATCATAAAATATATGAATGCGGGGATAAGATGAAACATATTTTAAAAAAAAGAAATATAATTTTTGTAATAATAGTTTTTATAATAACAATATACTTCATGTTAAAAAATAATTACATACATAAAGAAATGTTTAAAAATTTGAATTATTTTTATTTGTTGATAGGAATATTGATTTCTTTTGGTGTTTGGGTTAGTGAAATTTTAATGCTAAAATCGATTTTACATAAAGATATATCAATTCATGATAGTTTTGAAAATATTGCACTTGGACAGCTATTTAATGGATTAACTCCTTTTGCTAGTGGAGGTCAAGTAGTTCAAATATATCATATGAATAGTAAAAAAGTAGCATATGCAAAATCTACAGCGACTCTTTTTATAATGTTTTTTATTTATCAAATAATTCTTACAATTTTAGGAATAATTAGCATATTTTTTAAATATAGTTATTTTAAAGTCGTTTTAAAAGAAAAAATATATTTTATTTTTTTTGGATTTACATTAAATTTAATAATAGCAATATTTTTAATATCATTATTTTTTATATCTAAAAATAGTGGTAGATTTATGTTTGGAGTAATCAAAAAAATACCTTTTTTAAAAGAAAAATATAAAAATAAATTATACATAAAAATAAGAAAATTTATAAAAGAATTTTATTTAAGTATAAATATTATAAAAAATGATAAGAAAATAGTAGTAAAGTTAATAGTACTAAATTTAATAAAATTATTTTGCATGTATATAATGCCATATTTTATAATACTGTCGCTAAAAGAAAATATAAAATTGGAAATATTACTTCCTGGAATGGCATTTTTAAATATGATAACATCATTTATTCCTTTACCAGGCGCAAGCTTGGGAGCAGAAGGTGGATTTATACTTATATTTCATAAATTTTTATTACAAAAAAATATATTTTTTATAATGTTTTTGTGGAGAGTTTTATCATATTATTTAAATATTTTAGTAGGTTCATTAATAATGATATATATTATTTTAAAAGAAGAAAAAGAGATAAAAAATTTTATTAAATAAAGAGGAGGGGTTATGAAAGTACTACTTTATTCTGAAGGAAAAAATTTATTTAGTAAATCAGGAGTAGGAAAAGCATTAGAACATCAAATGAAAGCTCTAGAATTGAATGGGGTTTCTTATACTTTAAATCCAGAAGATAACTATGATATAGCACATATAAATACAATAGGGATAAAAAGCTTGAAATTACTTAGAGAATTAAAAAAAAGAAAAATCCCTGTTATATGTCATACTCATACAACATATGAAGATTATAAAAATAGTTTCTTTTTTAGTAACTTTACATCTAAAATTATAAAATTTCAGTTAAAACTCATGTATAATATGGCTGATTTTTTAATATATCCAAGTAATTATACAAAACAATTGATAAAGAGTTATGATATACATAAAAAAGGGGCAGTAATATCAAATGGAGTAGATATTAATGAATTTGAAAATAAAAAAGAAAAATTAATAGAAAAATTTAAAAAAGAATTTGAAATAGATAAACCGATAATAATGTCGGCAGGACTTCCATTTGAAAGAAAAGGTGTAATAGATTTCTATGAGTTAGCACAAGAGATGCCAGAGTATAACTTTATATGGTTTGGTGCTAAAATGACAA
This window encodes:
- a CDS encoding glycosyltransferase family 4 protein — its product is MKVLLYSEGKNLFSKSGVGKALEHQMKALELNGVSYTLNPEDNYDIAHINTIGIKSLKLLRELKKRKIPVICHTHTTYEDYKNSFFFSNFTSKIIKFQLKLMYNMADFLIYPSNYTKQLIKSYDIHKKGAVISNGVDINEFENKKEKLIEKFKKEFEIDKPIIMSAGLPFERKGVIDFYELAQEMPEYNFIWFGAKMTKLLPKKIKNILENPPKNLIFPGYVSREVLLGAYLVADVFCFPSYEENEGIVVLEALAAKTPIIIRDIPVYRDWLKDKKHCMKAKNKDDFKKLISLIIEKKIKLNGYEVAKERELETIGKYLKSIYEYLVYEEKEEIHNGII
- a CDS encoding lysylphosphatidylglycerol synthase transmembrane domain-containing protein; translated protein: MKHILKKRNIIFVIIVFIITIYFMLKNNYIHKEMFKNLNYFYLLIGILISFGVWVSEILMLKSILHKDISIHDSFENIALGQLFNGLTPFASGGQVVQIYHMNSKKVAYAKSTATLFIMFFIYQIILTILGIISIFFKYSYFKVVLKEKIYFIFFGFTLNLIIAIFLISLFFISKNSGRFMFGVIKKIPFLKEKYKNKLYIKIRKFIKEFYLSINIIKNDKKIVVKLIVLNLIKLFCMYIMPYFIILSLKENIKLEILLPGMAFLNMITSFIPLPGASLGAEGGFILIFHKFLLQKNIFFIMFLWRVLSYYLNILVGSLIMIYIILKEEKEIKNFIK